A single region of the Chionomys nivalis chromosome 5, mChiNiv1.1, whole genome shotgun sequence genome encodes:
- the Ptgs2 gene encoding prostaglandin G/H synthase 2, producing MLLRIVLLLAALALSHAANPCCSNPCQNRGECMSVGFDQYKCDCTRTGFYGENCTIPEFLTRIKLLLKPTPNTVHYILTHFKGVWNIVNNIPFLRSSIMRYVLTSRSHLIDSPPTYNVHYGYKNWEAFSNISYYTRALPPVADDCPTPMGVKGNKELPDSKEVLDKVLLRRKFIPDPQGSNMMFAFFAQHFTHQFFKTDQKRGPGFTRGLGHGVDLNHIYGETLDRQHKLRLFKDGKLKYQVIGGEVYPPTVKDTQVEMIYPPHIPEHLRFAVGQEVFGLVPGLMMYATIWLREHNRVCDVLKQEHPEWDDERLFQTSRLILIGETIKIVIEDYVQHLSGYHFKLKFDPELLFNQQFQYQNRIAAEFNTLYHWHPLLPDSFQIEDQEYSYKQFLYNNSILIEHGLTHFVESFTRQIAGRVAGGRNVPVAVKAVAKASIDQSREMKYQSLNEYRKRFSLKPYTSFEELTGEKEMAAELEALYSDIDAMELYPALLVEKPRPDAIFGETMVELGAPFSLKGLMGNPICSPQYWKPSTFGGEVGFKIINTASIQSLICNNVKGCPFTSFNVQDLQPSKTATINASASHSRLDDLNPTVLIKGRSTEL from the exons ATGCTCCTCCGAATTGTGCTGCTCTTGGCCGCCCTGGCGCTCAGCCACGCCG cAAATCCTTGCTGTTCCAACCCCTGTCAAAACCGCGGTGAATGCATGAGCGTAGGATTTGACCAGTATAAATGTGATTGCACTCGGACCGGATTCTACGGGGAAAACTGCACGATAC CTGAGTTTCTGACAAGAATCAAGTTGCTGCTGAAGCCCACTCCAAACACAGTCCACTACATCCTAACCCACTTCAAGGGAGTCTGGAACATCGTGAATAACATTCCCTTTCTTCGAAGTTCAATCATGAGATATGTGTTGACAT cCAGATCACATTTGATTGACAGTCCGCCAACTTACAACGTGCACTATGGTTACAAAAACTGGGAAGCCTTCTCCAACATCTCCTACTACACCAGAGCACTTCCTCCTGTAGCCGACGACTGCCCGACTCCCATGGGTGTGAAAG GGAATAAGGAGCTTCCTGACTCAAAAGAAGTTCTGGACAAAGTTCTTCTAAGGAGAAAGTTCATCCCTGATCCTCAAGGCTCGAATATGATGTTCGCATTCTTTGCCCAGCACTTCACTcatcagtttttcaagacagatcagaagcgaggacctgggttcactcgAGGACTGGGCCATGGG GTGGACTTAAATCACATTTATGGCGAAACTCTAGACAGACAACATAAACTGCGCCTTTTCAAGGACGGAAAACTGAAATATCAG GTCATTGGTGGAGAGGTGTATCCTCCCACAGTCAAAGACACCCAGGTAGAGATGATCTACCCCCCTCACATCCCTGAGCATCTACGGTTTGCAGTGGGGCAGGAGGTCTTTGGTCTGGTGCCTGGTCTGATGATGTATGCCACCATCTGGCTGCGGGAACACAACAGAGTGTGTGATGTGCTTAAACAGGAGCATCCTGAGTGGGACGATGAACGGCTCTTCCAGACGAGCAGGCTCATACTGATAG GGGAGACTATCAAGATTGTGATCGAAGACTACGTGCAGCACCTGAGTGGCTACCACTTCAAACTCAAGTTCGACCCGGAGCTGCTATTCAACCAGCAGTTCCAGTACCAGAACCGTATCGCAGCCGAATTCAACACACTCTATCACTGGCACCCCCTGCTGCCTGACAGCTTCCAGATCGAAGACCAGGAGTACAGCTACAAGCAGTTCCTCTACAACAACTCCATCCTCATCGAGCACGGGCTCACCCACTTTGTTGAGTCATTCACCAGACAGATCGCTGGCCGG GTGGCCGGGGGTAGGAATGTTCCAGTCGCAGTAAAAGCTGTGGCAAAGGCCTCCATTGACcagagcagagagatgaagtacCAGTCCCTCAATGAGTACCGCAAACGCTTCTCCCTGAAACCTTACACATCATTTGAAGAACTTACAG GAGAGAAGGAAATGGCTGCAGAGTTGGAAGCCCTCTACAGTGACATCGATGCCATGGAGCTGTATCCTGCCCTGCTGGTGGAAAAGCCACGTCCAGATGCTATCTTTGGGGAGACCATGGTAGAACTTGGAGCACCATTCTCCTTGAAAGGACTTATGGGTAATCCCATCTGTTCTCCTCAGTACTGGAAACCAAGCACTTTTGGAGGAGAAGTGGGTTTTAAGATTATCAACACTGCCTCCATTCAGTCTCTCATCTGTAATAATGTGAAGGGCTGTCCCTTCACCTCCTTCAATGTGCAAGATCTGCAACCTTCCAAGACAGCCACCATCAATGCAAGCGCCTCCCATTCCAGACTAGATGACCTCAACCCCACAGTGCTAATCAAAGGGCGCTCAACTGAGCTGTAG